One segment of Thermoanaerobacter kivui DNA contains the following:
- a CDS encoding DUF3796 domain-containing protein gives MKKFFWLLGFLGFLGFLGFFKSYMYFAFFAFFSNFFTSRYINIPQDRQLQNKMAEAHTVSFGVTSFFLSFMLIMLIFNVSYEIFKATFCIVFALIFIIDSYLLYKYAGIDQK, from the coding sequence ATGAAAAAATTCTTTTGGTTGTTAGGCTTTCTCGGTTTTCTTGGCTTTTTAGGATTTTTTAAATCTTATATGTATTTTGCATTTTTTGCTTTTTTCTCTAACTTTTTTACTAGTCGATATATTAACATTCCACAAGATAGACAACTTCAAAACAAAATGGCAGAAGCGCATACAGTAAGTTTTGGTGTGACAAGTTTTTTCTTATCATTTATGCTAATAATGCTGATATTCAACGTGAGTTATGAGATTTTTAAAGCTACATTTTGCATTGTTTTTGCTTTAATTTTTATTATAGATTCGTACTTACTTTATAAATACGCGGGAATTGATCAAAAATAA
- a CDS encoding ABC transporter ATP-binding protein, with protein sequence MVEVKELTKIFKNIKAVDNLSFKVKEGEIYGLLGENGAGKTTTLRMLATMLKPTNGTAIINGKDLIKEPEEIRKEVGILFGGESGLYDRLTARENILYFAELHDMDKKEANKKIDILARKFDMTEFIDRPAGKLSKGMKQKVAILRSIIHDPKVMLFDEPTSGLDVGSVREVHDFIRFCKEEGKTIIFSSHSMSEVEKLCDKIGIIHKGKLIEEGTIKDLKEKYKTDNLEELFMELVGEKIEV encoded by the coding sequence TTGGTAGAAGTAAAGGAATTGACTAAAATTTTTAAAAACATTAAAGCAGTAGACAATTTAAGTTTTAAGGTAAAAGAAGGAGAAATATATGGGCTTTTGGGTGAAAATGGCGCTGGTAAAACCACAACTTTAAGAATGCTTGCTACAATGCTTAAGCCTACGAATGGGACAGCCATTATAAATGGAAAAGACTTAATAAAAGAACCAGAAGAGATAAGAAAAGAAGTTGGGATACTTTTTGGAGGAGAAAGCGGTTTATACGACAGGCTTACTGCAAGGGAAAATATACTTTATTTTGCGGAACTTCATGATATGGATAAAAAGGAGGCAAATAAAAAAATTGATATATTAGCCCGTAAATTTGATATGACTGAATTTATTGATAGACCAGCAGGCAAGCTTTCAAAAGGAATGAAGCAAAAGGTAGCAATTTTAAGGTCAATAATACATGACCCTAAGGTGATGCTTTTTGATGAGCCAACGTCAGGACTCGATGTAGGTTCAGTAAGAGAAGTGCACGACTTTATAAGGTTTTGCAAAGAAGAAGGAAAGACAATTATTTTCTCAAGCCACAGCATGTCAGAGGTAGAAAAACTTTGCGACAAGATAGGTATAATACACAAAGGAAAACTTATAGAGGAAGGGACTATAAAAGATTTAAAGGAGAAATACAAAACAGACAATCTTGAAGAGTTATTTATGGAATTGGTAGGTGAGAAAATTGAAGTTTAA
- a CDS encoding ABC transporter permease, with the protein MRKLKFKHVYIVLKKELKDIFRDKKTWIVTILLPALFIPIMMYIVIGGAESISEQKISEIKIAVLDEGNNIKFVNYLKSTGIGIVTGLQNPKESLEKGDIRAIVVIPSDFDKNIEEGKNADLTIQVDMSNMKSSNAENMIRGLIKEYANNIVKQRLIAKGIDPKILDPIAIKTENIASQSKMAGSFLAFIVPMLLTLWTATGGMGAAVDLAAGEKERGTLEPLLTTSASRLSIMAGKYLAVTTMALTSAIASLLGLFASFSLNKDMASLNADFRLSVAAIVVMFVAAFFTASIFAALELALSAYAKSFKEGQTYISPLMFIAIIPAYLVMYKMPNEIPISYFAIPVFGTISIFKELLYGIINMTHISIFVFSSIVYVAISIYIAALMFKQEWALFRV; encoded by the coding sequence GTGAGAAAATTGAAGTTTAAGCATGTATACATAGTTTTGAAAAAAGAGCTAAAGGACATTTTTAGAGATAAAAAGACATGGATTGTTACAATTTTACTTCCTGCCTTGTTTATTCCTATAATGATGTACATAGTAATAGGTGGAGCAGAAAGCATATCAGAACAAAAAATAAGCGAGATAAAAATAGCAGTTTTGGATGAAGGAAATAATATAAAATTTGTAAACTATTTAAAATCGACAGGAATAGGTATAGTAACGGGTTTGCAAAATCCAAAAGAAAGTCTTGAAAAAGGCGATATAAGGGCAATTGTAGTTATACCTTCTGATTTTGATAAAAATATAGAAGAAGGCAAGAACGCTGATTTAACAATTCAGGTTGACATGTCAAATATGAAATCTTCGAATGCAGAGAATATGATAAGAGGTCTTATAAAAGAATATGCGAATAATATTGTAAAACAAAGACTTATAGCAAAAGGCATAGATCCTAAAATATTAGACCCAATTGCTATAAAGACAGAAAATATTGCCTCACAGAGTAAAATGGCAGGGTCTTTTTTAGCATTCATTGTGCCAATGCTTTTGACTTTATGGACGGCAACAGGAGGTATGGGAGCAGCTGTTGATTTGGCAGCAGGTGAGAAAGAAAGAGGTACGTTAGAACCTTTACTTACGACTTCTGCATCAAGGCTTTCTATAATGGCAGGCAAATACTTAGCTGTAACAACCATGGCACTTACAAGTGCTATTGCTTCACTTTTGGGACTTTTTGCTTCCTTTTCTTTAAATAAAGATATGGCATCTTTAAATGCCGATTTTAGGTTGAGCGTAGCGGCAATAGTTGTCATGTTCGTGGCTGCCTTTTTTACAGCATCAATATTTGCTGCACTGGAGCTTGCTTTAAGTGCATATGCAAAATCTTTTAAAGAAGGGCAGACATATATTTCACCTTTAATGTTTATTGCAATAATTCCGGCATATTTGGTGATGTATAAAATGCCAAATGAAATACCTATATCTTATTTTGCAATACCTGTATTTGGGACTATTTCAATATTTAAAGAATTACTTTATGGAATTATTAATATGACACATATAAGTATATTTGTTTTTTCATCAATAGTATATGTGGCTATTAGTATATATATAGCAGCACTAATGTTTAAACAGGAATGGGCATTATTTAGAGTGTAA
- a CDS encoding RNA polymerase sigma factor produces MKENEVELAFIGYLARYVRLESVKLKKKYQEVKYRELLILDTPRNNEKSENEEGAIDSITYSYISFEDEVMDKCMLSQYKELLEPEEFEVLMLNIVEGVSQKEIASMLHKTQSCISKMKKRALRKLEEFIKEV; encoded by the coding sequence ATGAAAGAAAATGAGGTGGAATTAGCTTTTATTGGGTATTTAGCTAGATATGTTAGGTTAGAATCTGTAAAGCTTAAAAAGAAATATCAGGAAGTAAAATATAGGGAACTTTTAATATTGGATACACCAAGAAATAATGAAAAAAGCGAGAATGAAGAAGGGGCAATTGATAGCATAACATACAGTTATATCTCATTTGAGGATGAGGTAATGGATAAATGTATGCTTTCACAGTATAAAGAATTACTTGAACCAGAGGAATTTGAGGTATTAATGCTAAACATTGTAGAAGGCGTATCTCAAAAAGAAATTGCATCAATGCTCCACAAAACGCAGTCTTGTATAAGCAAAATGAAGAAAAGGGCTCTTAGAAAATTGGAAGAATTTATAAAGGAAGTTTGA
- a CDS encoding IS1182-like element ISTte1 family transposase, protein MLSKKQDARHQIEFVSIDQLVPKDHLLRKIERVIDFSFIYDLVKEKYSEDHGRPSIDPVVLIKILFIQYLFGIPSMRRTIAEIKTNVAYRWFLGYGLTEEIPHFSTFSQNYIRRFKGTDIFEKIFTKILEEAIKHGLVNAEEVFIDSTHVKASANKKKYTKEIVEKEARTYQEKLEEEINKDREAHGKKPLKKIKKIKTKEVKVSKTDPDSGMLNKNGKEKIFAYSFHTACDKNGFVLGVKVEAANVHDSVMFQEVLEEVEKRVRKPKAIAVDAGYKNPYILKTIFDRQIIPSVPYTRPKTKDGFMKKHEFVYDEYYDCYICPQNEILTYVTTNREGYREYKSNPEKCKNCPLREKCTQSKDYTKRIFRHIWEGYVEEAEHLRHTPYCKEVYERRKETIERVFADLKEKHGLRWTTLRGKEKLSMQAMLVFAAMNLKKMALWLWRKGKGPFDISKLYSLFGVLKKILSRYIQPLLSVLRKQGLKFCFVNKLLHFSIF, encoded by the coding sequence ATGTTATCAAAGAAACAGGATGCCAGACATCAAATAGAATTTGTAAGCATAGATCAGTTAGTTCCAAAAGATCACCTTTTAAGGAAGATAGAAAGAGTTATAGATTTTAGTTTCATATATGATTTAGTAAAAGAGAAATATTCCGAAGATCACGGCAGACCAAGCATAGACCCAGTAGTACTCATAAAAATACTTTTCATTCAATATCTTTTTGGTATACCATCGATGAGGAGGACAATAGCAGAAATAAAAACAAATGTAGCGTATAGATGGTTTTTAGGGTATGGGCTGACAGAAGAAATACCTCATTTTTCAACATTTAGTCAGAACTACATAAGAAGATTCAAGGGGACGGATATATTTGAAAAAATATTTACGAAAATTTTAGAAGAAGCAATAAAACATGGGCTAGTAAATGCAGAGGAAGTATTCATAGATTCAACCCATGTAAAAGCAAGTGCCAACAAGAAGAAATACACCAAAGAAATAGTAGAAAAAGAAGCCAGGACTTATCAAGAAAAACTAGAAGAAGAAATAAACAAGGATAGAGAGGCTCATGGCAAAAAGCCATTAAAGAAAATCAAGAAGATAAAGACGAAAGAAGTGAAAGTAAGCAAAACAGACCCGGATAGCGGAATGTTAAACAAAAACGGAAAAGAAAAAATCTTTGCATATTCTTTTCACACAGCCTGCGATAAAAACGGATTTGTATTAGGAGTAAAAGTTGAAGCTGCAAATGTACACGACAGTGTGATGTTTCAAGAAGTATTAGAAGAAGTTGAAAAGAGGGTAAGAAAACCGAAAGCAATAGCAGTAGACGCAGGCTATAAAAATCCGTACATATTAAAGACAATATTTGATAGACAAATAATACCATCAGTGCCGTATACAAGGCCAAAAACAAAAGATGGTTTCATGAAAAAACATGAATTTGTTTATGATGAATACTATGACTGTTACATATGCCCGCAGAATGAAATATTAACATATGTTACAACCAACAGAGAAGGATATAGAGAATACAAATCAAACCCAGAAAAATGTAAAAACTGTCCTCTAAGAGAAAAGTGTACCCAAAGTAAAGACTACACAAAGAGGATATTCAGGCACATATGGGAAGGATATGTAGAAGAAGCAGAACACCTAAGGCATACACCTTACTGTAAAGAAGTATATGAGAGAAGGAAAGAGACAATAGAGAGAGTATTTGCAGATTTAAAGGAGAAGCATGGTTTGCGATGGACGACGTTAAGAGGGAAGGAAAAATTGTCCATGCAAGCGATGCTTGTTTTTGCTGCCATGAATTTAAAGAAAATGGCCTTATGGTTATGGAGGAAGGGCAAAGGGCCCTTTGACATTTCAAAACTTTATTCATTATTTGGAGTTTTAAAGAAAATTTTATCCAGATATATACAGCCCCTGCTTTCGGTACTAAGAAAACAGGGGCTAAAATTTTGCTTTGTCAACAAACTGCTTCACTTCAGCATTTTCTAA
- a CDS encoding fructose bisphosphate aldolase — MRECIQAKFIAALDQSGGSTPKVLKLYGIPEESYANEEEMFDLIHQMRSRIIKSPAFRSEYILGAILFQNTMEREIEGYFTADYLWKVKGIIPFLKVDVGLEKEENGVQLMKQVPHLDETLKRAKERNIFGTKMRSVIKRANQEGIRNIVAQQFEVAKQIIAAGFLPILEPEIDIYSPDKEKAEEILKEEIVKHLSSLGHEEKIMLKMSIPSKDNFYLDLMADPHIVRILALSGGYSRKEANERLSRNHGMIASFSRALMEGLTAQQSEEEFNDTLAAAIKSIYEASIT; from the coding sequence TTGAGAGAATGCATACAGGCAAAATTTATTGCTGCTTTGGATCAAAGTGGAGGTAGTACACCTAAAGTATTGAAACTCTATGGTATCCCAGAGGAAAGTTATGCTAATGAGGAGGAAATGTTTGATTTAATTCATCAAATGCGATCTCGCATTATTAAAAGCCCTGCTTTCCGATCAGAGTATATATTAGGAGCGATTCTTTTCCAGAACACAATGGAACGAGAAATTGAAGGGTATTTTACTGCTGATTATCTATGGAAAGTGAAAGGTATTATTCCTTTTTTGAAGGTGGATGTAGGCCTCGAGAAAGAGGAAAATGGAGTACAGCTCATGAAACAAGTACCTCATTTAGATGAGACGTTGAAGAGGGCGAAAGAGCGAAATATATTTGGGACTAAGATGAGGTCTGTCATTAAAAGAGCAAATCAAGAAGGAATTCGCAACATTGTAGCACAGCAGTTTGAGGTCGCAAAGCAGATCATCGCAGCGGGATTTTTGCCTATATTGGAACCAGAAATAGATATTTACAGCCCGGATAAAGAGAAGGCAGAAGAAATTCTTAAAGAGGAGATTGTAAAACATTTATCAAGCCTTGGGCATGAAGAAAAAATTATGCTTAAAATGTCAATTCCATCAAAGGATAATTTTTATCTGGACTTGATGGCTGATCCGCATATAGTAAGGATTCTTGCCTTATCGGGAGGTTATAGCAGGAAAGAGGCTAACGAGAGACTTTCCCGCAATCACGGGATGATTGCCAGCTTCTCTCGAGCTTTGATGGAGGGACTTACTGCTCAACAATCCGAGGAGGAGTTTAATGATACTTTAGCTGCTGCGATTAAGTCTATTTATGAGGCTTCTATTACTTAA
- a CDS encoding MFS transporter: MFRFHESRFFENWFGAYAILGAIASGLIPILIPLWTQQHSSAANVGIVMSLFGLGQLSAPLWGEIADTLRLNRVLFLMGLFIIGLSLLSITFIPLPSILGFFSLMAGLGFSLTNTFANLWIVERFSYAEVTERVGTLQKVYGIGQVVGLAIASLLSATHIKIALIVTSLMAFSSLIFYKTMPTISRDGKIKLRPALEKLHPRIQPLLASISQSYHLLHIKTLLPHLSKTALSTLTFNILWFIIVAASSFFFSFYPIIMKYVYKISPSISSIIFSVAVGLSIFIYSLVGRIAEERGDKKVLLLGIFLRLISILGLTILGYFVVSARMFLVALFFVLIIFSWPIISVSGTAIASESNLPQGAAMGLFSANNALALSIGSFIGGFIAHVKSYNFLLASSAILMFIGLLLSVILIKEE, encoded by the coding sequence ATGTTTCGATTTCATGAAAGTCGCTTTTTTGAAAATTGGTTTGGAGCTTATGCAATCTTAGGTGCGATTGCTTCAGGATTGATACCTATTTTAATCCCTCTTTGGACGCAGCAACATAGCAGTGCAGCAAATGTCGGGATTGTAATGTCGTTGTTCGGATTAGGGCAGCTTAGTGCTCCTTTGTGGGGAGAAATAGCAGATACATTGAGACTAAATAGAGTTTTATTTTTGATGGGGTTATTTATCATTGGCTTGTCCCTTTTAAGCATTACATTTATTCCATTACCATCAATTTTGGGATTCTTTAGTTTAATGGCTGGCTTAGGATTTTCTTTAACGAATACATTTGCCAATCTTTGGATTGTAGAACGGTTTTCTTATGCTGAAGTAACTGAAAGGGTGGGAACTCTCCAAAAAGTTTATGGGATAGGTCAAGTGGTTGGATTAGCGATAGCAAGCTTACTCAGTGCAACACATATAAAAATAGCTCTTATAGTTACTTCTTTGATGGCATTTTCTTCCTTGATATTTTATAAAACTATGCCAACAATTAGCAGAGATGGGAAAATTAAATTGCGGCCTGCTTTGGAGAAATTACATCCTAGGATACAGCCATTATTAGCTTCGATAAGCCAATCCTATCATTTATTACATATAAAAACTTTATTACCACATTTGTCAAAAACTGCTTTATCAACTTTAACCTTTAATATTTTATGGTTTATAATTGTTGCTGCATCTTCTTTCTTTTTCTCCTTTTACCCCATTATAATGAAATACGTGTATAAAATAAGCCCTTCAATTTCTTCTATAATTTTTTCTGTGGCAGTTGGTCTTAGCATTTTTATATATTCTTTGGTGGGTAGGATTGCAGAAGAAAGAGGAGACAAAAAAGTATTGCTTTTGGGCATTTTTTTGAGATTGATATCTATCTTAGGTTTAACCATACTGGGGTATTTTGTAGTATCAGCAAGAATGTTTTTAGTGGCTCTATTTTTTGTACTGATTATATTTTCGTGGCCAATAATTTCTGTAAGTGGGACAGCTATAGCATCAGAGTCAAATCTACCACAAGGAGCTGCAATGGGACTTTTTAGTGCAAATAATGCTTTGGCTTTATCAATAGGATCATTTATTGGGGGCTTTATAGCTCATGTGAAAAGTTACAACTTTTTACTTGCTTCTTCTGCAATTTTAATGTTCATCGGGCTGCTGTTAAGCGTAATATTGATAAAAGAAGAATAG
- a CDS encoding ABC transporter ATP-binding protein: protein MSEINLQPAVNLKEVVKVYANQSEEQVALRGVNLTIWPGEFVTIQGPSGSGKTTLLNIIAGFEKPTRGKIEVFGIDVSTLKGKKLADFRYSYIGFVFQQFYLIPSLTAIENVIIPVMPRHTDFDKYKKALLLLKEVGLSGKESSLPSELSGGEQQRVALARALMSNPRIILADEPTGNLDTSTGEKIIEILKSINEKYRTTIIIVTHNDEIAKNSPVKIFMKDGRILEVLRNA, encoded by the coding sequence ATGAGTGAAATAAACCTGCAACCTGCTGTTAATTTAAAAGAGGTTGTAAAGGTATACGCAAATCAATCTGAAGAACAAGTTGCCCTTCGTGGCGTAAACCTTACAATATGGCCGGGAGAATTTGTAACTATACAAGGTCCCTCTGGTTCCGGCAAAACTACACTTCTTAACATAATTGCCGGATTTGAAAAGCCTACAAGAGGTAAAATTGAAGTTTTTGGCATAGATGTTTCAACTCTTAAAGGCAAAAAACTAGCTGATTTTAGGTATTCTTATATAGGTTTTGTCTTTCAACAATTTTATTTAATCCCTTCTCTTACTGCCATAGAAAACGTAATTATACCAGTGATGCCAAGGCATACAGATTTTGACAAATATAAAAAAGCCCTCCTTCTTTTAAAAGAAGTAGGTTTATCAGGCAAAGAAAGTAGCCTTCCAAGTGAGCTCTCTGGAGGAGAGCAGCAAAGGGTAGCACTAGCAAGGGCTTTAATGTCAAATCCACGTATAATCCTCGCTGATGAGCCTACTGGCAACCTAGATACATCAACGGGAGAAAAAATAATAGAAATCTTAAAATCTATAAATGAAAAATATAGAACAACAATAATAATTGTGACCCACAACGATGAAATAGCAAAAAACTCACCTGTGAAAATATTTATGAAAGACGGACGCATTTTGGAGGTTTTGAGAAATGCTTAA
- a CDS encoding FtsX-like permease family protein encodes MLKYIYKNLIYKKGRLALILFGAAILSSGLSYLVGIGQTSKMTVQQALQEKWRSSYDILVIPKDIVTPLDKNLNIMESNQISNYSGGISIKDWEEIKKINDVEIAAPVSILGWRILNLPLPTFESLDPGVYRFVTKVKTSDGLKNYTKEVAYYLMNPFSLETVNKFPPTLWDDMWNKYGLNFTPQSIAKAKNLPFTSVYFYKQAILVGAIDPEEEAKLVGLNKSIVEGRYFSKSDIPKTDKPITIPVLVMNWPFYDISYEYYVEKLKLPKIEDIQLLYFLKEKGGKSYLDKTLAKKNVFENKLSAEKMHEIVKKQLLEGSEGSNGRKLVLTGGTYLLPTKVNYNSIEAPYKDRWPIALEAVPQNVKDEEKYRWLNLILMDVPVFRPLKIAYGEEVVFKTIGFYDVKKLQIATDPLSELPMEQYRPAQARVVLDDNGKPLNPVVTLKPTGSPLEIITSPPLILTTIESAEVLLGDKPISAIRIKIKGVEHFSSESEKKAENIAKEITARTGHKAYVTLGSSPRNILVHANKIGYLEQLWIQLGTAMTIVKENTLAFGIFIAILIVEAILFVLATSIVNILSRKNEFAILFSVGWSTDYIQKLIVKEGAIIGASVGIIGVILSLIAWHFLNRPAETNKLLEVFLISLFSYTAGTAISSFTIKEENISEILKSGEVKRVITKRYSKNLLLNFLLSSIFNRPWRTLLSILSASIPTFLLSVLLYIKIHLNNVLHMTLLGEYISLELQPQHYLIGIISVIIAVVTISDLISLNITDKRFELSLLLAVGWRNNWVRGLIISEGAIYGFASGIIGIIGSNFILSLLYKSMHLSVEIVLLMTMLSTVIGSISALIPFELKVKYLTTSGALKIQ; translated from the coding sequence ATGCTTAAATATATATACAAAAATTTAATTTACAAAAAAGGACGCTTGGCTTTAATACTTTTTGGTGCCGCTATCTTATCAAGCGGCTTATCTTATTTAGTAGGAATTGGTCAAACCTCAAAAATGACAGTACAGCAAGCATTACAGGAAAAATGGCGAAGTTCCTATGATATTTTAGTAATTCCGAAAGATATAGTTACTCCTTTAGATAAAAATTTAAATATTATGGAATCAAACCAAATTTCTAACTACAGCGGAGGCATTAGTATAAAAGATTGGGAAGAAATAAAAAAAATTAATGATGTGGAAATTGCAGCTCCTGTCTCTATACTGGGATGGAGAATTCTTAATCTTCCACTTCCAACTTTTGAATCATTAGATCCCGGCGTATATCGATTTGTCACAAAAGTTAAAACTTCTGACGGATTAAAAAATTACACTAAAGAAGTAGCTTATTATTTGATGAATCCATTTTCATTAGAAACAGTAAATAAATTTCCTCCTACCTTATGGGATGATATGTGGAATAAATACGGTCTAAATTTTACCCCACAGAGCATCGCGAAGGCAAAAAATTTACCTTTTACATCTGTATATTTTTATAAGCAAGCGATATTAGTTGGAGCGATAGATCCAGAAGAAGAAGCTAAATTAGTGGGACTAAATAAAAGTATAGTAGAAGGGAGATATTTTTCCAAATCAGACATTCCTAAAACTGATAAACCTATCACAATACCAGTTTTAGTCATGAATTGGCCTTTTTATGATATTTCCTACGAATACTATGTAGAGAAGTTGAAACTTCCAAAAATAGAAGATATACAATTGCTTTACTTCTTAAAGGAAAAAGGTGGTAAAAGTTACCTAGATAAAACACTTGCTAAAAAAAATGTATTTGAAAACAAATTAAGTGCCGAAAAAATGCATGAAATAGTAAAGAAGCAGCTTTTAGAAGGAAGTGAAGGAAGTAATGGTAGAAAACTTGTTTTGACAGGAGGTACTTATCTTCTTCCGACAAAAGTAAATTACAATTCAATAGAAGCCCCCTATAAAGACAGGTGGCCAATAGCTTTAGAAGCAGTTCCTCAAAATGTAAAAGATGAGGAAAAATATCGTTGGCTAAATCTAATTTTAATGGACGTCCCTGTTTTCAGACCTCTAAAAATAGCTTATGGAGAAGAAGTTGTCTTTAAAACTATAGGCTTTTACGATGTGAAAAAGTTGCAAATAGCTACAGACCCTTTATCTGAACTTCCTATGGAACAATATAGACCCGCTCAGGCTCGAGTGGTATTGGATGATAATGGGAAGCCTTTAAATCCTGTTGTCACTTTAAAACCCACAGGAAGCCCTTTAGAAATCATCACAAGCCCTCCTCTCATACTTACCACAATAGAATCTGCAGAAGTTTTATTAGGGGATAAGCCTATCTCGGCAATTAGAATAAAGATAAAAGGAGTAGAACATTTTTCCTCAGAAAGTGAAAAAAAAGCAGAAAATATTGCCAAAGAAATAACCGCTCGTACAGGTCATAAAGCTTACGTAACACTGGGATCTTCTCCTAGAAATATTCTTGTTCATGCAAATAAAATAGGATATTTAGAACAACTTTGGATTCAATTAGGAACAGCTATGACTATTGTAAAAGAAAACACATTAGCTTTTGGGATTTTTATTGCAATTTTAATTGTAGAAGCAATCCTGTTTGTCTTAGCTACCTCTATTGTCAATATTTTGTCTCGCAAAAATGAATTTGCCATACTTTTTTCCGTGGGATGGAGCACCGACTATATACAAAAGTTAATTGTAAAAGAAGGAGCGATAATAGGTGCAAGTGTAGGAATTATTGGAGTTATTTTGTCACTAATTGCATGGCATTTTCTAAATAGACCCGCCGAAACAAATAAGCTACTAGAAGTATTTTTAATATCTTTATTTTCCTACACTGCAGGTACAGCAATTTCATCTTTTACCATTAAAGAAGAAAATATATCTGAAATTTTAAAGTCTGGAGAAGTTAAAAGAGTAATTACCAAACGTTATAGCAAAAATTTGCTTTTAAATTTTCTTTTAAGTAGTATTTTCAATCGGCCGTGGAGAACTCTTTTATCAATTTTGTCAGCTTCTATACCAACATTCTTGCTAAGCGTTTTACTCTACATAAAAATACATTTGAACAATGTCTTACACATGACACTGTTAGGAGAATACATTTCATTGGAACTTCAACCACAGCATTATTTGATAGGTATAATTTCAGTAATTATAGCAGTTGTCACAATTTCTGACCTTATAAGCCTTAACATTACAGATAAACGATTTGAACTGTCGCTCCTTTTAGCAGTTGGCTGGAGAAATAACTGGGTAAGAGGTTTAATTATAAGTGAAGGTGCAATATACGGTTTTGCCTCTGGAATAATTGGCATAATAGGATCAAATTTTATCTTATCTTTGCTTTATAAAAGTATGCACTTAAGTGTTGAAATAGTATTATTGATGACAATGCTTTCAACAGTTATAGGATCCATAAGTGCTCTTATACCCTTTGAGCTTAAAGTAAAGTATTTAACTACATCAGGAGCTCTTAAAATACAGTAA
- a CDS encoding WD40/YVTN/BNR-like repeat-containing protein: protein MKKALVILIILTLLFGGCQTKREVKESNTFHKLIPNFQYFQMIDRNNGWAIGENMGENKVFITNDGGTTWVTASTSAIGDIREWFFMDSDHAWILYSNETLYKTEDRGKNWDADEVPFGMGKLFFINSGGEYQGWALKEYGLASGNVPVDVYKLINNKWILIHEGELPNSTSASPNPLPYEGEKKSFVFLPDVKTGFITVERCEPGKSSLYMTTDGRYTWNKKIIPLLSRFDEEYISVYSLKLVDGEIIWPISAFDDVRGDFEEVFLVSKDNGNSWKEKASFVSKNSPREVYVVDEENWYVLFEDELFKTNNGGNTWEKLNIPQGTFQIQFIDNKTVWALASTSGGTNLFYSENGGYTWDKKF, encoded by the coding sequence ATGAAAAAAGCTCTTGTAATTTTGATAATTTTAACTTTGTTATTTGGCGGATGCCAAACAAAAAGAGAGGTTAAGGAGAGTAATACGTTTCACAAACTAATTCCTAATTTTCAATATTTCCAAATGATAGATAGAAATAATGGATGGGCTATTGGAGAAAATATGGGAGAAAATAAAGTATTTATTACAAATGATGGAGGCACTACATGGGTGACTGCTTCGACTTCTGCCATAGGTGACATTCGTGAATGGTTTTTTATGGATTCTGATCATGCTTGGATACTTTATTCTAATGAGACTCTCTATAAGACGGAAGATAGAGGTAAAAACTGGGATGCTGATGAAGTGCCTTTTGGTATGGGTAAATTATTTTTTATAAATTCCGGTGGAGAATATCAAGGCTGGGCCCTTAAGGAATATGGGCTTGCGTCTGGGAATGTGCCTGTGGATGTTTATAAATTAATAAACAATAAATGGATTCTCATTCACGAAGGAGAATTGCCTAACAGTACTTCAGCATCTCCTAATCCACTTCCATATGAAGGGGAGAAAAAGAGCTTTGTTTTTTTGCCTGATGTAAAAACGGGTTTTATTACAGTGGAAAGGTGTGAACCAGGAAAATCTAGTTTATACATGACCACTGATGGAAGATATACATGGAATAAAAAAATTATTCCACTGCTTTCAAGATTTGATGAAGAATATATTTCTGTATATTCTCTTAAACTTGTTGATGGTGAAATCATTTGGCCAATATCTGCATTTGATGATGTGAGAGGGGATTTTGAGGAAGTGTTTTTAGTAAGCAAGGATAATGGGAATAGTTGGAAAGAGAAGGCTTCTTTTGTATCCAAGAATTCTCCCAGAGAGGTTTATGTAGTAGATGAAGAAAACTGGTATGTTTTATTTGAAGATGAATTATTTAAAACAAATAACGGAGGAAATACATGGGAAAAGCTAAATATTCCTCAAGGTACATTTCAAATTCAATTTATAGATAATAAAACAGTGTGGGCTTTAGCTTCAACATCGGGTGGGACAAATTTATTTTACAGTGAAAATGGCGGTTATACGTGGGATAAGAAGTTTTAA